One segment of Erigeron canadensis isolate Cc75 chromosome 2, C_canadensis_v1, whole genome shotgun sequence DNA contains the following:
- the LOC122589608 gene encoding uncharacterized protein LOC122589608: MANNNNTVRLLRLIRAKTTSLTPSTPLPHSTTRYRYEPLKTNFQSSSLLSRGWTPPSFGYRKLPPLTHRYFHTSNAYTSGKSEPFKRLITGFNSSSSLVSRGYTHQLNTNWKLLVQRYRNMLKSCNLGYEFSMWRILGVSAVLGSFFIPPRFALCMDEGDAGSVDDHSSALYESETMDDFLYKLKVFARRLVVPIGLFLIVWRNWNFPVALAVKVIFTFLSTKPNPLSVYLFIEQLQQQYGRRHFFLQKLKPSYAKTVEAKDYMAFSIAKVKIGDREYTLLGILGGWWAFGLLSFPFSDLQDMELPAISPANYLSDIWSHLVENVLVVE; encoded by the exons aTGGCCAATAATAACAACACTGTACGCTTACTCCGATTAATTAGGGCTAAAACCACCTCACTTACTCCTTCTACCCCTCTTCCTCATTCCACTACCA gaTATCGGTATGAACCGTTAAAGACAAATTTTCAGTCGTCATCCTTATTATCGAGGGGCTGGACTCCTCCTTCCTTTGGTTATCGGAAATTACCACCTCTCACACATAGATATTTTCATACTTCCAATGCTTACACTTCTG GGAAATCCGAACCATTCAAGAGGTTGATTACAGGTTTtaactcatcatcatcattagtaTCGAGAGGCTACACTCATCAGTTGAATACTAACTGGAAATTACTTGTGCAGAGGTATCGTAATATGTTGAAATCGTGTAACTTAG GATATGAATTCAGTATGTGGAGGATATTAGGTGTGTCAGCTGTACTAGGATCTTTTTTTATTCCTCCTCGCTTTGCACTTTGTATGGATG AAGGAGATGCCGGTTCAGTAGATGATCATAGCAGCGCCTTGTACGAATCAGAGACTATGGATGATTTTTTATACAAGTTGAAGGTCTTTGCCAGGAGGCTGGTTGTGCCTATTGGGTTATTCTTGATTGTGTGGAGGAACTGGAATTTTCCTGTTGCTCTTGCAGTTAAAGTGATATTTACTTTTCTTAGCACAAAGCCCAACCCTTTGTCAgtttatttattcattgaaCAG TTGCAGCAACAATACGGAAGGCGACATTTTTTCTTACAGAAACTCAAG CCATCATATGCAAAAACAGTCGAAGCAAAGGATTACATGGCCTTCAGCATTGCCAAGGTTAAGATAGGAGATCGGGAGTACACCCTTTTGGGAATCCTGGGTGGCTGGTGGGCTTTCGGATTGctatcttttcctttttctgaTTTACAGGATATGGAATTGCCAGCTATATCGCCAGCTAATTATCTTTCTGACATATGGAGCCACTTAGTGGAAAATGTATTAGTAGTTGAATAA